The DNA window CCGCGCCGCGCATCCCACAGAATGACCCGAGTTACAAGCAGCTTGGAGGACCGCACCCATGAATGAACCGGCACGGGAAGCAGACAACAAGAAGCTCGGCGGGGGCTGGCTGGCGTGGGTCAGCCTGGCCGTGCTGGCGCTCTGGGGCGTGCGCACGATCGGCCACGGCAGCTTCTGGATGCGGCTGGCCGCCGGGCGGGCCATTGCCGAGCAGGGGATCCCGCGGGTCGACGCTTTCACGTTCACCGCCGCCGGCCAGCCCTGGATCAATACGTCCTGGCTTTACGATCGCGTGCTGTACGGCTTGTGGAACCTCGGCGGCGCCCCGCTGGTCATTCTTTTGCACGTGGCGATCCTGGTTGCGGCGTTCGGCCTGCTGATCCGGCCCGCCCGCCGGCTGGCCGGGCCCGTGGGCACCGCCCTGGCGTTGCTGGGCTGCGCGTGGCTGATCAGCGTTCGCTTCGTCGTGTCCCCGGTGCTGCCGGCGCTGCTGTTCACCGCGGTCTTCATCCGGGTGCTTTCCGGGTACTCCCGGCCCTGGGCGCCGGCGGTCCTGCTCCCCGTCCAGTGGCTCTGGGCCAACATGCACGGCAGCTTCATCCTCGGCCCCATTCTCTTCCTGCTGTTCACCGTCGAGCGGTGGCAGGAGAACCGCGAAGCGCCCGACAAGAAGGCCCTGGGCTGGGTGGCGGCCATGATTCCCGCGGCGCTGCTGGTGAGCCTGCTGAATCCCTTCGGTGCGGCGGCCTATTCCCAGACGTACCGCGACTGGAGCTACGTGGTCTTTGCGTTCGTGCAGGAATGGATCTCGCCGTTCAGCCTCCAGTTCCAGCGCGCGTTCTTCGTCAAGAACATCGTGACCCTGGCCCTGCTGGTCGGCGCCGTCGGGCTGATCGTCGAGAAGCGGAAGCTGCCCATCGCCGAGACCAGCCTGGCCGTGCTGGGCGCCTTCCTCGTCGTCCGGTCTCTGCGGCATGTCGAGTTCTTCGCGCTGCTGGCGTTCCCCTTTCTCGCGTTGAGCGTCTCCGCGGCGGGGGCCTACGTGGGCGAGCAGATCCGGCCGCGGCTGGGAGCCCGGGCCGGGTGGTGGCAGGGCGCCGGCGTGCTGCTGGTCCTGCTGATCGCGGCCGTCTCTGCGTCGGCCATCGTCTCCGGCGGCTTCTACGAGGCCATCGGCTCGCCGTCCACGTTCAAGCTCGGCGTGGCGGAAGGCCTCTATCCGGAAGGGGCGGCCGGGGTCCTCGCGCGGTCCGGCTTCCCGGGGAAGACGGTCAACCTCGTCCCCGACGGCAGCTACCTCGCGTGGATCGCACCCGGCCGGCCGGTGTTCGTGGATCCCCGCGCGGACCTGCACGGGCCCGAGTTTTTCGAGGCGCTGAACCGGTGCCTGAACGGCGAAGCCGAGGCCTGGGACGGCCTGGAGAAGAAGTGGGAGCCGGAATCGGTGCTGATCAACGGCGGTGCGGCGGGCGCGGGTCCGCTCCTGCGCCTGTTGCTCGACAGCAAGCGCTGGGCGCTGGCCTACTTCGACGGCACCTCGGCGCTGCTCGTGCGGGCGACGGAGGCCAACCGGGCCTGGCTGAACAACACCGACCTGCAACGCGAGGGGTGGGACCTTTTCCACTCGGAGTACGAGGCCCTCAAGAACGCCTCTTGCGCCAGGGTCTCCCCGAGACTGATCGGGGCGGGCACCTTTTTCCTGGCCGTGAACCGGTACCCGGAGGCCGAGGCCGTGTACGACCTCCTCACCCGGCGGAGCCCTTCCATGGTGAACGCCTGGTACAGCCTCGGCATGGTCCGCCTGCAGCGCGGGAAGTTCGACAAGGCCGTCGACGCCCTGGAGCAGGCCTGCCGGCGCCGTCCGCGGGATCCCTTCTTCCATCTCCAGCTTAGCCGGGCTTATGCCGGCGCGGGCCGGGTGAGCGAGGCGGAAGCCGCCTTCGAAAAAGGGCGGAAACTCAACCCGGCCCTCGCGGAGCGTTTCCAGTCCGGCGCGGCCGCCCCGTAACCCGGATTATTGCCAACCCCCGGCGCTCTTTTTTCCTCATTTTTTAATATCACACTTTTCGAAGTGTGATATCAGATCTGTTTTCGCATACATGATAAATCAGTCGTAATACGCTTTTTTATAATAGGATGCGTCTATATAAATCATGATCACACTTCGATAAGTGTGAGAATGAAAGCTGATGCTACACTTCCGTTGAGGCCCACGTTGTGGAGGACTTGCCGGGCCTTGGCGAATTCCCGGCGCCTGGCCCTCCTGCCGTTGCCGGGCGCGCGGGGAGAGTGCAATGTTGAGCGGTCGAATCCCGAAAACCGGGACAACCTCCACATCCCCATTTCGAGCATCGAAAAAGCTTGCTCAAGGTGCGGGTTCTGTTTCCCTCTTGTTTCATGCATTCGGCCGTTCGGATTCTTGCCCGACGTGAGCGGGTGAATTGCCCGATAGCCATGCGGCGGCTGCCGGCGCTGGCGGTCCTCGCGCTCATCCTGTTCGCCGCCGGCGGCCTCCCCGCGCGCGGTCAAAAGGAAAAAGCGATCCGGTACGACGTCCGTGTCGAGGGCGTGCCGGATCGCGCCTTGCGGCGCGATCTGCTCCTGCTGTCGGAATCCTGGCAGCTCCACGCCCGGCCGCCGCCCACGATCCGCCTGCTGCGCCGCCGCGCAGAGCGGGACACCGATACCCTGCGCCTCGCCCTCCGCGCCCGGGGCTATTACGCCGCCGAGGTCGAGGCCGCCTGCGCGGCCGGGAAGAAAAAAAATCGCGTCCTTTTTCGGGTGCAGACGGGCCCGGTGTTCCTGGTTCGATCCGTATCCATCGGCGTCACCACCGGGAGCCTCCCGGCCGCCGCGTCCCCAGCGCGGCTGGGGCTTGAGACCAACCGGCCGCTCGTGGCGCAAACCGTGCTCGACGCCCAGGCCCGCGTGCTCCGCGCCTTCCAGGCGGGCGGCTACCCGGCGGCCCGCTTCGCGGAGCAGTCCGTCGTGGTGGACCACGCCGCGCAGCGCGCGGACATCGTCCTCCGCGTGGACCCGGGTCCGCCGGTCCGGTTCGGCCCGGTGAGCGTGCGCGGCCTCACCCGCCTGCGCGAGTCGTACGTACAGCGGCTGGTCCCGTGGCGCGAGGGGGAACGGTATGACATCGATCGGGTGGATGCCTTCCGGGATAGCCTCGCCCGGGGCGGGCTGTTCTCGGCCGTGGCGATCGAATCGGGCGCCGTGCCGGAGTCCGGGGACGAGTCTCCCGTGACCGTGACGCTGAAGGAACGCAAACGCCGCCGCGTGGAGCTGGGCGTCGGCTACACCGCCGACGGCGGCGCCGAGACGCACGCCTCGTGGCTGCATCGGAACCTGTTCGGCGGAGCCGAGCAACTCCAGCTCGAAGCCGGCGTGAACGAATTCAATCTCTACGCGGAGGCCGCGTTCCGCCGGCCGCAGTTCCTCCGGACCGACCAGGACCTGCTGCTGGATCTCAAGGTCCAGCAGGAGGAAGGGGATGCCTACACCAGCCGTTGGGTACGCGCGTCGGGCGGGCTCGAGCGCGCACTGCCCCGCCGGCTGCGCGCGCAGGCCGGCCTCGCGCTCCGGTATTCCGAGGTGGAGCAGGAGGAACGCGAGGAGTTCTTCCTGTGGTCCCTGCCCGCGCGCCTGCTCCGCGACACCTCCGACGACCTGCTCGACCCGACGCGCGGCGCCCGGTGGACCCTCCTGGGCGAGCCCACCTACGACCTGCTGAACGGCGGCATGGCGTTCTTCCGCGTCCGGCTGACCGCCTCGAAGTACTGGAGCTTCTCGAAGCGGCCCCTGCTGGTCCTGGCCGCCCGAACCGCGGCCGGAAGCCTGATCGGGCCCTCGCGGGGCGACCTGCCCGCCGACGAACGCTTCTACGCCGGCGGGGGCGGCTCGATCCGCGGGTACGGCTACCAGACGGTCGGTCCGCTCAACGAGGACGACAGCCCGCTTGGGGGACGCTCGCTGCTGGAATCCTCGCTGGAACTGCGCTGGCGGGCGACCCGGACCATGGGGTTGGTCCTGTTCGCGGACGGTGGCACGGCGTTCGAGGAAAAGGTCCCCGACTTCGACGAGCGCTACCTGTGGGGCGCCGGGCTCGGTTGGCGTTACTACACATCGTTCGGCCTCGCCCGCTTCGACGTCGCGGTGCCGCTCGATCGCCGGCCGGACCTCGACGAGGATTACCAGTTTTACTTGAGCATCGGGCAGGCCTTCTGACATGAACGCGCGCGCGGCCATACGCGGATTCCTGAAGTGGACGCTCCGCGCCCTGCTCGCCACGGTCCTCCTGGCGGCCGGGGCCGCGGTCCTGCTGCAGACCCGCTGGGCCGGAGACCGGCTGGCCGCGGCCGCAGTCCGTCGGTGGAGTTCGGCGGACTTCCAGGTCACGGTCTCCGGGGCGCAGGTGCTCTGGCC is part of the Kiritimatiellia bacterium genome and encodes:
- a CDS encoding tetratricopeptide repeat protein; this encodes MNEPAREADNKKLGGGWLAWVSLAVLALWGVRTIGHGSFWMRLAAGRAIAEQGIPRVDAFTFTAAGQPWINTSWLYDRVLYGLWNLGGAPLVILLHVAILVAAFGLLIRPARRLAGPVGTALALLGCAWLISVRFVVSPVLPALLFTAVFIRVLSGYSRPWAPAVLLPVQWLWANMHGSFILGPILFLLFTVERWQENREAPDKKALGWVAAMIPAALLVSLLNPFGAAAYSQTYRDWSYVVFAFVQEWISPFSLQFQRAFFVKNIVTLALLVGAVGLIVEKRKLPIAETSLAVLGAFLVVRSLRHVEFFALLAFPFLALSVSAAGAYVGEQIRPRLGARAGWWQGAGVLLVLLIAAVSASAIVSGGFYEAIGSPSTFKLGVAEGLYPEGAAGVLARSGFPGKTVNLVPDGSYLAWIAPGRPVFVDPRADLHGPEFFEALNRCLNGEAEAWDGLEKKWEPESVLINGGAAGAGPLLRLLLDSKRWALAYFDGTSALLVRATEANRAWLNNTDLQREGWDLFHSEYEALKNASCARVSPRLIGAGTFFLAVNRYPEAEAVYDLLTRRSPSMVNAWYSLGMVRLQRGKFDKAVDALEQACRRRPRDPFFHLQLSRAYAGAGRVSEAEAAFEKGRKLNPALAERFQSGAAAP
- a CDS encoding BamA/TamA family outer membrane protein → MRRLPALAVLALILFAAGGLPARGQKEKAIRYDVRVEGVPDRALRRDLLLLSESWQLHARPPPTIRLLRRRAERDTDTLRLALRARGYYAAEVEAACAAGKKKNRVLFRVQTGPVFLVRSVSIGVTTGSLPAAASPARLGLETNRPLVAQTVLDAQARVLRAFQAGGYPAARFAEQSVVVDHAAQRADIVLRVDPGPPVRFGPVSVRGLTRLRESYVQRLVPWREGERYDIDRVDAFRDSLARGGLFSAVAIESGAVPESGDESPVTVTLKERKRRRVELGVGYTADGGAETHASWLHRNLFGGAEQLQLEAGVNEFNLYAEAAFRRPQFLRTDQDLLLDLKVQQEEGDAYTSRWVRASGGLERALPRRLRAQAGLALRYSEVEQEEREEFFLWSLPARLLRDTSDDLLDPTRGARWTLLGEPTYDLLNGGMAFFRVRLTASKYWSFSKRPLLVLAARTAAGSLIGPSRGDLPADERFYAGGGGSIRGYGYQTVGPLNEDDSPLGGRSLLESSLELRWRATRTMGLVLFADGGTAFEEKVPDFDERYLWGAGLGWRYYTSFGLARFDVAVPLDRRPDLDEDYQFYLSIGQAF